The genomic interval CGTGCCATGGCCGCCCAGAAATTTGGTCAGCGAATGCACTGATATGTCGGCGCCGTAGTCGAACGGCTTCATCAGGATCGGGGTTGCCACGGTGTTGTCGACGATCAGCGGCACGCCATGCGCGTGCGCGATTCTAGCCAGCGCCTCGATGTCGCAGACATTGCCGGCGGGATTGCCGATGGTCTCGGCGAACACCGCGCGCGTGTTCTCGTCGATCAGTTTTTCGATCGCCTCAGGCTTGTCGCTATCGGCGAAGCGGCCGACGATGCCCTGGCGCGGCAGGATGTGGGAGAGCAGGGTGTGCGTGGTGCCGTAGAGCTGCGGCACGGAGACGATGTTGCCGCCGTGATCGGCGACGTTGACGAAAGCGAAATGCAGCGCGGCCTGTCCGGTCGCAACCGCGAGCGCGCCGACGCCGCCTTCGAGCTCGGCAATGCGCTTTTCGAGCACTGCAGAGGTCGGATTGGCGATGCGGCTGTAGCGATAGCCTTCGGCTTCGAGATTGAAGAGGGCGGCGCCATGGTCGGCGCTGTCGAACGCGTAAGCTGCGGTCTGGTAGATCGGAACGGCGACCGCGTGCGTGGTGGCTTCGGGCTCGTAGCCGGCGTGAATAGCGATTGTTTCGTTGCGCATCGTCCACCTCCGCGTCGACGGGCCGCACTTTTCGGTATGCGTTGGCCGTCGTCTTCGTGTTAGAGGCGGGTGGTAAAGCCGGCAATAATTCGTCTAGAGATCGACGAAGTAACCCTAACGAATGCTGCCGAATTAGCTAAAATTTAAGTCAATTGCGAAGCAGCGATCACGAACTGACCGCGCGCCGGACCTGCTCACCGATCTGTGACAGCACGAGCTGCGCCTGCGGCAGGATCGCGCCCATGGCGTGGAAATTGTGAACCATGCCGTCATGGCAGACGTGCTCGACGACGACGCCCGCCGCCAGCAGCTTTCGCGCATAGGCGTTGCCCTCGTCGCGCATTGGATCGAATTCGGCGGTGTGGATGATCGCCGGCGGCAGACCGGCGAGCCGCGTCGCGCGCAGCGGCGAGATGCGGGGATCGGCGGCGTCACAGCCATCAGGCAGATAGTCGGCAAGATCGGCTTCGATCGTGACGCGGTCGATCAGATGCCCCTCGGCGAACGCCTCGCGCGAGGGCGAGGTCTCCTCGAAATCCAGCACGGGGCAGATCAGGCATTGCGCGACGATGGAGAGCCCGGCGTTCTGTGCCGCCTCCTGGCACACGACGGCCGCCAGCGTGGCGCCGGCAGAATCGCCGCCGACCACCAGCCTGTCCGCATCGATGCCGAGCGCTGATGCCTGCCGCGCCACCCATTCCGTCGCGGCGATCGCGTCGTCGATCGCCGCGGGAAATTTGTGCTCGGGCGCGAGCCGGTAGTCGACGGAGATGAGGCGGCAGCCGGTTGCATGGGCCAGGGCCGCTGCGATCCGGTCGTGGGTCTGGACACTGCCTGCGACCAGCCCGCCGCCGTGAAAGAACACGAAGCCCGGCGCTGCGGCTGCCGCATCGGCGGGCTCATAGAGCCGGTAGGCCAGCTCGCCCCCGGGGCCGGGTAGGGTGCCGTCCGAAGTCACCACATCAGGCGCCTCGGCGCGCGCAAACTGC from Bradyrhizobium arachidis carries:
- a CDS encoding alpha/beta hydrolase; amino-acid sequence: MPLDPLAKRLLTMMAAAVPAGRTRPSVEARRQSLAKLMQFARAEAPDVVTSDGTLPGPGGELAYRLYEPADAAAAAPGFVFFHGGGLVAGSVQTHDRIAAALAHATGCRLISVDYRLAPEHKFPAAIDDAIAATEWVARQASALGIDADRLVVGGDSAGATLAAVVCQEAAQNAGLSIVAQCLICPVLDFEETSPSREAFAEGHLIDRVTIEADLADYLPDGCDAADPRISPLRATRLAGLPPAIIHTAEFDPMRDEGNAYARKLLAAGVVVEHVCHDGMVHNFHAMGAILPQAQLVLSQIGEQVRRAVSS